One window from the genome of Rhinolophus ferrumequinum isolate MPI-CBG mRhiFer1 chromosome 22, mRhiFer1_v1.p, whole genome shotgun sequence encodes:
- the ATP1A1 gene encoding sodium/potassium-transporting ATPase subunit alpha-1 → MGKGIGRDKYEPAAVSDHGDKKKAKKERDMDELKKEVTMDDHKLSLDELHRKYGTDLSRGLTPARAAEILARDGPNALTPPPTTPEWVKFCRQLFGGFSMLLWIGAILCFLAYGIQAATEEEPQNDNLYLGVVLSAVVIITGCFSYYQEAKSSKIMESFKNMVPQQALVIRNGEKMSINAEEVVVGDLVEVKGGDRIPADLRIISANGCKVDNSSLTGESEPQTRSPDFTNENPLETRNIAFFSTNCVEGTARGIVVYTGDRTVMGRIATLASGLEGGQTPIAAEIEHFIHLITGVAVFLGVSFFILSLILEYTWLEAVIFLIGIIVANVPEGLLATVTVCLTLTAKRMARKNCLVKNLEAVETLGSTSTICSDKTGTLTQNRMTVAHMWFDNQIHEADTTENQSGVSFDKSSATWLALSRIAGLCNRAVFQANQENLPILKRAVAGDASESALLKCIELCCGSVKEMRERYAKIVEIPFNSTNKYQLSIHKNPNTSEPRHLLVMKGAPERILDRCSSILLHGKEQPLDEELKDAFQNAYLELGGLGERVLGFCHLMLPDEQFPEGFQFDTDEVNFPVENLCFVGLISMIDPPRAAVPDAVGKCRSAGIKVIMVTGDHPITAKAIAKGVGIISEGNETVEDIAARLNIPVSQVNPRDAKACVVHGSDLKDMTSEQLDDILKYHTEIVFARTSPQQKLIIVEGCQRQGAIVAVTGDGVNDSPALKKADIGVAMGIAGSDVSKQAADMILLDDNFASIVTGVEEGRLIFDNLKKSIAYTLTSNIPEITPFLIFIIANIPLPLGTVTILCIDLGTDMVPAISLAYEQAESDIMKRQPRNPKTDKLVNERLISMAYGQIGMIQALGGFFTYFVILAENGFLPIHLLGIRVDWDDRWVNDVEDSYGQQWTYEQRKIVEFTCHTAFFVSIVVVQWADLVICKTRRNSVFQQGMKNKILIFGLFEETALAAFLSYCPGMGVALRMYPLKPTWWFCAFPYSLLIFVYDEVRKLIIRRSPGGWVEKETYY, encoded by the exons ATTGGACGTGATAAATATGAACCCGCGGCCGTGTCAGATCATGGCGACAAAAAAAAGGCCAAGAAAGAGAGGGATATGGATGAGCTCAAGAAAGAAGTTACTATG GATGACCATAAACTTAGCCTTGATGAACTTCATCGCAAATATGGAACAGACTTGAGCCGA GGCTTAACTCCTGCGCGAGCTGCCGAGATCCTGGCCCGCGATGGGCCAAACGCCCTCACGCCTCCTCCCACCACGCCAGAATGGGTCAAATTCTGTCGGCAGCTGTTTGGGGGGTTCTCGATGTTACTGTGGATTGGAGCGATCCTGTGTTTCTTGGCTTACGGCATCCAAGCTGCCACAGAGGAGGAACCTCAGAATGATAAC CTGTATCTCGGTGTGGTGCTGTCTGCTGTCGTCATCATAACGGGTTGTTTCTCTTACTATCAAGAAGCGAAAAGTTCAAAGATCATGGAATCCTTCAAAAACATGGTTCCTCAG CAAGCCCTGGTGATTCGAAATGGTGAGAAAATGAGCATAAATGCAGAGGAAGTCGTAGTCGGGGATCTGGTGGAAGTGAAAGGAGGAGATCGCATCCCCGCTGATCTCAGAATCATATCTGCAAACGGCTGCAAG GTGGATAACTCCTCCCTCACCGGTGAATCAGAACCCCAGACCCGGTCTCCAGATTTCACAAACGAGAACCCGCTGGAGACGAGGAACATTGCTTTCTTCTCCACCAACTGCGTTGAAG GCACTGCCCGGGGCATTGTTGTGTACACTGGGGACCGCACTGTGATGGGAAGAATCGCCACGCTCGCTTCCGGGCTGGAAGGGGGCCAGACTCCTATCGCTGCCGAAATTGAACACTTTATCCACCTCATCACGGGCGTGGCTGTGTTCCTGGGGGTGTCCTTCTTTATCCTTTCGCTGATCCTTGAGTACACCTGGCTTGAGGCTGTCATTTTCCTCATTGGTATCATTGTCGCCAACGTGCCAGAAGGTCTGCTGGCCACTGTCACG GTGTGTCTGACCCTTACTGCCAAACGCATGGCCAGGAAGAACTGCTTAGTGAAGAACTTAGAAGCTGTAGAGACCTTGGGGTCCACGTCCACCATCTGCTCCGACAAAACTGGAACTCTGACTCAGAACCGGATGACGGTGGCCCACATGTGGTTCGACAATCAAATCCATGAAGCCGACACCACGGAGAATCAGAGTG GTGTGTCGTTCGACAAGTCTTCAGCCACCTGGCTCGCTCTGTCCAGAATCGCGGGTCTTTGTAACAGGGCCGTGTTTCAGGCCAACCAGGAAAACCTACCCATCCTGAAG CGGGCGGTTGCAGGCGACGCCTCTGAGTCAGCACTCTTAAAATGTATCGAGCTGTGCTGCGGTTCTGTGAAGGAGATGAGAGAGCGATACGCCAAAATCGTTGAGATTCCCTTCAATTCCACCAACAAGTACCAG TTGTCCATTCACAAGAACCCCAACACGTCTGAGCCCCGACACCTGCTGGTGATGAAAGGTGCTCCAGAAAGGATCCTGGACCGCTGCAGCTCCATCCTTCTCCATGGCAAGGAGCAGCCCCTGGACGAGGAACTGAAGGATGCTTTCCAAAACGCCTACCTGGAGCTGGGCGGCCTGGGAGAGCGAGTGCTGG GTTTCTGCCACCTCATGCTGCCGGACGAACAGTTCCCCGAAGGGTTCCAGTTTGACACCGATGAAGTGAATTTCCCTGTTGAAAATCTCTGCTTCGTGGGACTCATCTCCATGATTGATCCTCCAAGGGCTGCTGTGCCCGACGCCGTGGGCAAGTGTCGGAGTGCTGGAATTAAG GTCATCATGGTCACCGGAGACCATCCCATCACCGCCAAAGCCATCGCCAAGGGTGTGGGCATCATCTCAGAGGGCAATGAGACTGTGGAGGACATTGCCGCTCGCCTCAACATCCCCGTGAGCCAGGTGAACCCCAG GGATGCAAAGGCCTGCGTGGTCCATGGAAGCGACCTGAAGGACATGACCTCCGAACAGCTGGATGACATTTTGAAGTACCACACTGAGATTGTGTTTGCCAGGACCTCTCCTCAGCAGAAGCTTATCATTGTGGAAGGCTGCCAGAGACAG GGTGCTATCGTAGCTGTAACTGGCGATGGTGTAAATGACTCCCCGGCTTTGAAGAAGGCGGACATTGGGGTTGCCATGGGGATTGCTGGCTCCGACGTGTCTAAGCAGGCTGCTGACATGATTCTCCTGGATGACAACTTTGCCTCCATTGTGACTGGAGTAGAGGAAG GTCGTCTGATCTTTGATAACTTGAAGAAATCCATTGCCTACACCCTAACCAGTAACATTCCTGAGATTACCCCCTTCCTGATATTTATTATCGCCAACATTCCGCTACCATTGGGGACCGTCACCATCCTCTGCATTGACTTGGGCACAGACATG GTTCCTGCTATCTCCCTGGCTTATGAGCAAGCTGAGAGTGACATCATGAAGAGACAGCCCAGAAACCCCAAGACGGACAAACTCGTGAACGAGCGGCTGATCAGCATGGCCTATGGACAGATTG GTATGATCCAGGCCCTGGGCGGCTTCTTCACTTACTTTGTGATTCTGGCTGAGAACGGCTTCCTCCCCATTCACCTGCTGGGCATCCGAGTGGACTGGGACGACCGCTGGGTCAACGACGTGGAGGACAGCTATGGGCAGCAGTGG ACGTACGAGCAGAGGAAGATCGTGGAGTTCACCTGCCACACGGCCTTCTTCGTCAGCATCGTGGTGGTGCAGTGGGCTGACCTGGTCATCTGTAAGACCAGGAGGAACTCGGTCTTCCAGCAGGGCATGAA GAACAAGATCTTAATATTTGGCCTCTTTGAGGAGACGGCCCTTGCTGCTTTCCTTTCCTACTGCCCCGGAATGGGTGTTGCCCTGCGGATGTATCCCCTCAA ACCTACCTGGTGGTTCTGTGCCTTCCCCTACTCTCTCCTTATCTTCGTGTATGACGAAGTCAGGAAACTCATCATCAGGCGAAGCCCTGGAG GCTGGGTGGAGAAGGAAACCTACTATTAG